The Vibrio sp. NTOU-M3 genomic sequence AAAATAAGTTGATCATGACTGGCTAAGCCTGCCAGCAGATCTGGCATCACGGCTTCAATAGGCAACTGTGACAAGAGAGTGACCTTATGGTGTAATGGAAGCCACCATTGTACATAAAAACAGTAGATAAATGCACTTTGATCCACCACTCGACCAAGCCACACTAATCCAACGTTATAAACGTTTTCTTGCAGATATTACTTTGCCAGACGGCAGTGAACGCACCATTCATTGTGCAAATACTGGGGCGATGACCGGATGCGCTCAACCGGGCAGCACCGTGTGGTATTCCACCTCAGATAACCTCAAACGCAAGTATCCAAACAGTTGGGAGCTAACAGAAACACCATCAGGGCACCGAATTTGCATTAATACGGCAAGAGCCAATCAATTGGCTGTCGAAGCGATTCGAGACGGCGTGATAGATGAACTTCAAGGTTATGATGAACTTCAAACTGAAGTGAAATATGGCAATGAAAATAGTCGGATTGATATCTTGCTCAAATCAGAATCTAAACCAAAATGCTATATAGAAGTAAAAAGCGTCACCTTATTCGATGAAAATCATCAAGGACAGGGCTACTTTCCAGATGCAGTCACGACACGAGGCCAAAAGCACCTGAGAGAGCTCACAGAAATGGCGAGAAATGGAAGCAGAGCAGTACTTTTGTTCGCTGTTTTACATTCAGGTATTGAAAAAGTTTCTCCTGCACACCATATAGACGCCAAATATTCA encodes the following:
- the sfsA gene encoding DNA/RNA nuclease SfsA → MHFDPPLDQATLIQRYKRFLADITLPDGSERTIHCANTGAMTGCAQPGSTVWYSTSDNLKRKYPNSWELTETPSGHRICINTARANQLAVEAIRDGVIDELQGYDELQTEVKYGNENSRIDILLKSESKPKCYIEVKSVTLFDENHQGQGYFPDAVTTRGQKHLRELTEMARNGSRAVLLFAVLHSGIEKVSPAHHIDAKYSQLLKEAQQEGVEVLCYKAELSNTEMKLVNAVSFCN